One genomic window of Branchiostoma floridae strain S238N-H82 chromosome 4, Bfl_VNyyK, whole genome shotgun sequence includes the following:
- the LOC118412948 gene encoding soluble guanylate cyclase gcy-31-like isoform X2 yields MYGLLLENIHDFFKRVYGVDVWKQIRNRGGIKATSFVLNQSYPETFLLRLSTAACEYTGETQDDLMYDLGISLIKFYSRSGYDKVLRVLGRNIASFINGLDNLHEYYRYKYPKIKPPSFSCQEESSTGITVRYRSKRPGFLHMVRGLLKQLSKQFFEKDVKVEVMSEELKLELNKGVTLVHYRMHFDNTARMMPTYTIKPKKSLDDIFPVESHHFFSLFPFHIAFGREMVIFKVGMALREILPELVGERVNDVFFVVRPQHIEFTWDNVLLHSNNVFELISDSPVERRNLALPCRGSKEQMFSKSSKPRGVRVENVDPTTVKVKWEPPKSLTQQQQIHGYQVYYQKVTEEGEAVGEPMRADVWNAKTTVAVGGLDPDASYAVQVVGYTKTGEGERSEAQVACTTLKAPANIVPEVTKLPAENRAAAHKEDGGRADEVHDDIARPFRSPADAHPHERHPVDAKHLHPTAANKSGKSKYLSLKGQMRYVSEWNAVLFLGTPVMGNLEDLFNYGLYLTDLCMHDCTREMIINGTQPSVELKLAVNKQAETNDELGELVLRIDKEKRKADELLYSMIPRPIAERLRNGEAALNTCSIFHEVSVLFADIVGFTDICRKVSPMELVTLLNECHTLFDDLAQQHNVFKVETVGDEYMVESGAPIPNESHAFEVADFGLDMLKSLSTTKNPSTGDPIKVRIGMNTGTVVAGVVGLKVPKYCLFGDAVNTASRMESTGLPMHIHISEDMKKCLKKAYIIKERGVVTIKGKGRMKTYWLAGRKDEESSSDDSDNTTSGKKSSRLMVPREAGSSRKFESKKGRGGAYSSGQHSPDNSDEECPSLDGEKQSKVCVIL; encoded by the exons ATGTATGGCTTACTTTTAGAAAATATCCACGACTTCTTCAAACGGGTCTATGGCGTGGACGTTTGGAAGCAGATCCGCAACCGCGGAGGCATCAAGGCGACCAGCTTTGTACTGAACCAGTCTTACCCCGAGACTTTCCTCCTGCGTCTATCCACGGCAGCATGCGAGTACACGGGAGAAACGCAGGACGATCTTATGTATGACCTTGGCATATCTCTTATAAAGTTCTACTCTCGAAGTGGATACGACAAAGTATTGCGAGTACTCGGCCGAAACATTGCATCTTTTATAAATGGACTGgataacctccatgaatacTACCGCTACAAATACCCGAAGATCAAGCCGCCTAGCTTCTCCTGCCAAGAAGAGTCCAGTACCGGCATCACAGTGCGCTACCGGAGCAAGCGGCCGGGCTTCCTACATATGGTGAGGGGTCTTCTCAAGCAGCTCAGCAAGCAGTTCTTCGAAAAAGATGTCAAAGTCGAAGTGATGTCAGAAGAACTCAAATTGGAATTGAACAAGGGTGTGACACTTGTACATTATCGCATGCACTTCGATAACACAGCGCGCATGATGCCCACCTACACAATCAAGCCAAAAAAGAGCCTGGACGACATCTTTCCTGTAGAGAGCCATcatttcttcagcttgtttccCTTCCACATTGCATTTGGCAGAGAGATGGTTATATTTAAG GTGGGGATGGCGTTACGAGAAATCCTGCCAGAACTGGTCGGCGAGCGTGTCaatgatgttttctttgttgttagGCCACAGCACATCGAATTTACGTGGGACAAT GTTCTGTTACATTCCAACAACGTGTTCGAGCTCATCTCGGACAGCCCAGTGGAGCGACGAAACCTGGCACTTCCTTGCAGAGGAAGCAAAGAACAAA TGTTCAGTAAGAGTAGCAAGCCCAGAGGGGTGCGCGTGGAGAATGTGGACCCCACCACGGTGAAGGTGAAGTGGGAGCCTCCCAAGTCCCTGACTCAGCAGCAGCAGATCCATGGCTACCAG GTGTACTACCAGAAGGTGACGGAGGAAGGCGAGGCTGTGGGAGAGCCCATGAGGGCGGACGTCTGGAACGCCAAAACCACG GTGGCGGTAGGAGGCCTAGATCCAGACGCTAGCTACGCTGTACAAGTAGTCGGCTACACCAAGACAGGAGAAGGGGAGAGGAGTGAGGCTCAGGTTGCCTGCACCACCCTGAAAGCCCCAGCCAATATCGTACCCGAGGTGACCAAGCTGCCGGCTGAAAACCGCGCTGCGGCCCATAAAGAGGACGGAGGGAGGGCTGACGAGGTCCATGACGACATCGCGCGGCCTTTCCGTTCACCAG CCGACGCCCACCCCCACGAAAGGCATCCGGTAGATGCCAAGCACTTACACCCAACTGCAGCCAACAAATCTGGTAAAAGTAAATACCTCAGCCTCAAAGGGCAGATGAGGTACGTGTCGGAGTGGAACGCGGTTCTCTTCTTAGGGACGCCAGT GATGGGCAACCTGGAGGACTTGTTCAACTACGGACTGTACCTGACTGACCTGTGTATGCACGACTGCACAAGAGAGATGATCATCAACGGTACCCAGCCTTCAGTAGAGCTGAAGTTAGCAGTTAATAAG CAAGCTGAAACTAACGACGAATTGGGCGAACTCGTCCTAAGGATCGACAAAGAGAAGAGAAAGGCTGACGAACTTTTGTACAGTATGATCCCAAGACCCATTGCCGAAAGGCTCAGGAATGGAGAAGCTGCTCTCAATACATGTTCG ATATTCCACGAGGTAAGCGTTCTGTTTGCGGACATCGTGGGCTTCACGGACATCTGCCGTAAGGTCAGCCCCATGGAGCTGGTGACGCTGCTCAACGAATGTCACACGCTCTTCGATGACCTTGCTCAGCAACACAATGTCTTCAAG GTTGAAACAGTGGGAGACGAGTACATGGTAGAGAGTGGTGCTCCTATCCCGAACGAGAGTCACGCATTTGAAGTAGCTGACTTTGGACTGGACATGCTCAAATCTCTCAGCACAACGAAGAACCCATCAACGGGAGACCCTATCAAAGTCAGAATAG GCATGAATACTGGAACTGTAGTTGCCGGTGTGgtggggctaaaagtgcccaaGTACTGCCTGTTTGGAGATGCAGTCAATACAGCATCACGGATGGAAAGTACAGGGTTG CCCATGCACATTCACATTTCCGAGGATATGAAGAAGTGCCTGAAAAAGGCTTACATCATAAAAGAAAGAGGAGTTGTCACCATAAAG GGTAAAGGCCGCATGAAGACATACTGGCTAGCCGGGAGGAAAGACGAAGAGTCGTCCTCAGATGACTCGGATAATACCACCAGTGGCAAGAAAAGCTCCAGGTTAATGGTACCCCGAGAGGCAGGCAGTTCCAGGAAGTTTGAAAGTAAAAAGGGCAGGGGCGGGGCATATTCGTCTGGTCAGCACTCGCCCGACAATAGTGACGAAGAGTGCCCAAGTCTAGACGGGGAAAAACAAAGTAAAGTTTGTGTCATACTTTAA
- the LOC118412948 gene encoding soluble guanylate cyclase gcy-31-like isoform X1, whose amino-acid sequence MYGLLLENIHDFFKRVYGVDVWKQIRNRGGIKATSFVLNQSYPETFLLRLSTAACEYTGETQDDLMYDLGISLIKFYSRSGYDKVLRVLGRNIASFINGLDNLHEYYRYKYPKIKPPSFSCQEESSTGITVRYRSKRPGFLHMVRGLLKQLSKQFFEKDVKVEVMSEELKLELNKGVTLVHYRMHFDNTARMMPTYTIKPKKSLDDIFPVESHHFFSLFPFHIAFGREMVIFKVGMALREILPELVGERVNDVFFVVRPQHIEFTWDNVLLHSNNVFELISDSPVERRNLALPCRGSKEQMFSKSSKPRGVRVENVDPTTVKVKWEPPKSLTQQQQIHGYQVYYQKVTEEGEAVGEPMRADVWNAKTTEVAVGGLDPDASYAVQVVGYTKTGEGERSEAQVACTTLKAPANIVPEVTKLPAENRAAAHKEDGGRADEVHDDIARPFRSPADAHPHERHPVDAKHLHPTAANKSGKSKYLSLKGQMRYVSEWNAVLFLGTPVMGNLEDLFNYGLYLTDLCMHDCTREMIINGTQPSVELKLAVNKQAETNDELGELVLRIDKEKRKADELLYSMIPRPIAERLRNGEAALNTCSIFHEVSVLFADIVGFTDICRKVSPMELVTLLNECHTLFDDLAQQHNVFKVETVGDEYMVESGAPIPNESHAFEVADFGLDMLKSLSTTKNPSTGDPIKVRIGMNTGTVVAGVVGLKVPKYCLFGDAVNTASRMESTGLPMHIHISEDMKKCLKKAYIIKERGVVTIKGKGRMKTYWLAGRKDEESSSDDSDNTTSGKKSSRLMVPREAGSSRKFESKKGRGGAYSSGQHSPDNSDEECPSLDGEKQSKVCVIL is encoded by the exons ATGTATGGCTTACTTTTAGAAAATATCCACGACTTCTTCAAACGGGTCTATGGCGTGGACGTTTGGAAGCAGATCCGCAACCGCGGAGGCATCAAGGCGACCAGCTTTGTACTGAACCAGTCTTACCCCGAGACTTTCCTCCTGCGTCTATCCACGGCAGCATGCGAGTACACGGGAGAAACGCAGGACGATCTTATGTATGACCTTGGCATATCTCTTATAAAGTTCTACTCTCGAAGTGGATACGACAAAGTATTGCGAGTACTCGGCCGAAACATTGCATCTTTTATAAATGGACTGgataacctccatgaatacTACCGCTACAAATACCCGAAGATCAAGCCGCCTAGCTTCTCCTGCCAAGAAGAGTCCAGTACCGGCATCACAGTGCGCTACCGGAGCAAGCGGCCGGGCTTCCTACATATGGTGAGGGGTCTTCTCAAGCAGCTCAGCAAGCAGTTCTTCGAAAAAGATGTCAAAGTCGAAGTGATGTCAGAAGAACTCAAATTGGAATTGAACAAGGGTGTGACACTTGTACATTATCGCATGCACTTCGATAACACAGCGCGCATGATGCCCACCTACACAATCAAGCCAAAAAAGAGCCTGGACGACATCTTTCCTGTAGAGAGCCATcatttcttcagcttgtttccCTTCCACATTGCATTTGGCAGAGAGATGGTTATATTTAAG GTGGGGATGGCGTTACGAGAAATCCTGCCAGAACTGGTCGGCGAGCGTGTCaatgatgttttctttgttgttagGCCACAGCACATCGAATTTACGTGGGACAAT GTTCTGTTACATTCCAACAACGTGTTCGAGCTCATCTCGGACAGCCCAGTGGAGCGACGAAACCTGGCACTTCCTTGCAGAGGAAGCAAAGAACAAA TGTTCAGTAAGAGTAGCAAGCCCAGAGGGGTGCGCGTGGAGAATGTGGACCCCACCACGGTGAAGGTGAAGTGGGAGCCTCCCAAGTCCCTGACTCAGCAGCAGCAGATCCATGGCTACCAG GTGTACTACCAGAAGGTGACGGAGGAAGGCGAGGCTGTGGGAGAGCCCATGAGGGCGGACGTCTGGAACGCCAAAACCACG GAGGTGGCGGTAGGAGGCCTAGATCCAGACGCTAGCTACGCTGTACAAGTAGTCGGCTACACCAAGACAGGAGAAGGGGAGAGGAGTGAGGCTCAGGTTGCCTGCACCACCCTGAAAGCCCCAGCCAATATCGTACCCGAGGTGACCAAGCTGCCGGCTGAAAACCGCGCTGCGGCCCATAAAGAGGACGGAGGGAGGGCTGACGAGGTCCATGACGACATCGCGCGGCCTTTCCGTTCACCAG CCGACGCCCACCCCCACGAAAGGCATCCGGTAGATGCCAAGCACTTACACCCAACTGCAGCCAACAAATCTGGTAAAAGTAAATACCTCAGCCTCAAAGGGCAGATGAGGTACGTGTCGGAGTGGAACGCGGTTCTCTTCTTAGGGACGCCAGT GATGGGCAACCTGGAGGACTTGTTCAACTACGGACTGTACCTGACTGACCTGTGTATGCACGACTGCACAAGAGAGATGATCATCAACGGTACCCAGCCTTCAGTAGAGCTGAAGTTAGCAGTTAATAAG CAAGCTGAAACTAACGACGAATTGGGCGAACTCGTCCTAAGGATCGACAAAGAGAAGAGAAAGGCTGACGAACTTTTGTACAGTATGATCCCAAGACCCATTGCCGAAAGGCTCAGGAATGGAGAAGCTGCTCTCAATACATGTTCG ATATTCCACGAGGTAAGCGTTCTGTTTGCGGACATCGTGGGCTTCACGGACATCTGCCGTAAGGTCAGCCCCATGGAGCTGGTGACGCTGCTCAACGAATGTCACACGCTCTTCGATGACCTTGCTCAGCAACACAATGTCTTCAAG GTTGAAACAGTGGGAGACGAGTACATGGTAGAGAGTGGTGCTCCTATCCCGAACGAGAGTCACGCATTTGAAGTAGCTGACTTTGGACTGGACATGCTCAAATCTCTCAGCACAACGAAGAACCCATCAACGGGAGACCCTATCAAAGTCAGAATAG GCATGAATACTGGAACTGTAGTTGCCGGTGTGgtggggctaaaagtgcccaaGTACTGCCTGTTTGGAGATGCAGTCAATACAGCATCACGGATGGAAAGTACAGGGTTG CCCATGCACATTCACATTTCCGAGGATATGAAGAAGTGCCTGAAAAAGGCTTACATCATAAAAGAAAGAGGAGTTGTCACCATAAAG GGTAAAGGCCGCATGAAGACATACTGGCTAGCCGGGAGGAAAGACGAAGAGTCGTCCTCAGATGACTCGGATAATACCACCAGTGGCAAGAAAAGCTCCAGGTTAATGGTACCCCGAGAGGCAGGCAGTTCCAGGAAGTTTGAAAGTAAAAAGGGCAGGGGCGGGGCATATTCGTCTGGTCAGCACTCGCCCGACAATAGTGACGAAGAGTGCCCAAGTCTAGACGGGGAAAAACAAAGTAAAGTTTGTGTCATACTTTAA
- the LOC118412947 gene encoding soluble guanylate cyclase gcy-31-like codes for MYGLLLENIHDFFKRVYGVDIWRNIRKRAGIRATSFVLNHSYPETFLLRISTAACEYTGETQGDLMYDLGVSLLNFYMRSGYEKVLKVLGRNIASFMNGLDNVHEYYRYKYPKIKPPSFSCQEESSTGITVRYRSKRPGFLHMVRGLLKQLSKQFFEKDVKVEVLSEEVKLEENAGVTLVHFRVHYDNTSTILPAFKPPKNFNEVYPVKSKTFFKLFPFHIVFGRDMVIFKVGLALQEVLPELLGERVNDVFFVVRPQHIEFTWDNILLHSNNIFELISDSPVERRNVALPSKEKVFSKSNKPRGVKIENIDSTTVKVKWNPPKSLTQQQQIHGYQVYYQKVTPTGEAVGIPMRVDVWNTKTTEISVSSLEPGASYAVQVVGYTKLGEGERSEAQVATTLKAPEIVPVPVDAPELKDGSTDPQLQAYQLTSGDQEDDSEDLNKLPSSHQTSNRNKKAGFSTVLDLLKWSGNSNSALGWSDDAMMGLVDKTDDVEPSKPTSKYLGLKGQMKYMPEWDAVLFVGTPVMENLEDLFNYGLYLTDLCMHDCTREMVINGTQPSVELKLAVNKEAETNDELTELVSKIEKEKKKADELLYSMIPKAVADRLRNGEPAVNDIFQEVSVLFSNIVGFTDICSRVKPMELVTLLNDAYTIFDNLTEQYNVFKVETIGDEYMIESGAPIPTQAHAFDVADMALAMLNAIGQLSDPCNGETIKIRIGMNSGPVVAGVVGLRVPRYCLFGDTVNTASRMESTGAPMTIQITGAARRYLKTSYIIEERGLISVKGKGKMKTYWLKIRRENEDEDAEFDSDSSDSTIIPAPQGLAAQEPKTKDKCKDASEDKKNRKEGKRAMVDNDMFLDGSGEDVLQPETKHGSRTKLSQVCSLM; via the exons ATGTATGGACTTCTGCTTGAAAACATCCACGACTTCTTCAAGAGAGTGTATGGTGTGGACATATGGAGGAACATCAGAAAAAGGGCAGGTATCAGGGCTACCAGCTTCGTTCTCAACCATTCCTATCCAGAAACTTTCCTTCTGCGAATATCGACAGCAGCATGCGAATATACAGGAGAAACGCAGGGAGATCTCATGTACGACCTTGGCGTATCTCTTCTGAACTTTTACATGCGAAGCGGGTACGAAAAGGTTCTCAAGGTATTAGGCCGTAACATTGCTTCCTTTATGAATGGCCTGGACAATGTTCATGAATACTACCGCTACAAATACCCGAAGATCAAGCCGCCCAGCTTCTCCTGCCAAGAAGAGTCCAGTACCGGCATCACAGTGCGCTACCGGAGCAAGCGGCCGGGCTTCCTACATATGGTGAGGGGTCTTCTCAAGCAGCTCAGCAAGCAGTTCTTCGAAAAAGACGTAAAAGTTGAAGTACTGTCTGAAGAGGTTAAGTTGGAAGAAAATGCAGGGGTTACTCTCGTCCACTTCAGAGTTCACTACGACAACACTTCTACAATATTGCCGGCGTTCAAACCACCCAAAAACTTCAACGAGGTCTATCCCGTGAAAAGCAAAACCTTCTTCAAGCTCTTTCCATTTCACATCGTATTCGGTCGGGACATGGTCATCTTCAAAGTGGGACTAGCACTGCAAGAGGTCCTTCCTGAGCTGCTAGGGGAGCGAGTAAATGACGTGTTCTTCGTCGTCCGACCACAACACATCGAGTTCACCTGGGATAAC ATTTTGCTGCATTCCAACAATATATTCGAACTGATATCTGACAGCCCGGTAGAACGCAGGAATGTCGCATTGCCAAGCAAGGAAAAAG TTTTTAGTAAGAGCAACAAACCTCGTGGAGTGAAAATCGAAAACATCGATTCAACGACTGTGAAGGTGAAATGGAACCCGCCCAAGTCTCTTACACAACAGCAGCAGATTCATGGTTATCAG GTCTACTACCAGAAAGTGACGCCCACTGGCGAGGCCGTGGGTATACCGATGCGTGTAGATGTGTGGAATACCAAAACCACG GAAATCTCTGTAAGTAGTTTGGAGCCAGGTGCATCGTATGCTGTTCAAGTTGTCGGCTATACCAAGCTCGGAGAAGGGGAGCGCAGCGAAGCCCAAGTAGCAACAACACTCAAGGCACCCGAGATCGTGCCTGTTCCAGTTGACGCACCAGAACTGAAAGATGGATCAACGGATCCTCAGCTTCAAGCTTATCAGTTGACAAGTG GTGACCAAGAGGACGACTCTGAGGATCTCAACAAACTACCATCTTCTCATCAAACTTCAAACCGAAACAAAAAAGCCG GTTTCTCGACGGTCCTAGATTTACTAAAGTGGAGTGGAAATTCAA ACTCAGCTTTGGGATGGTCAG ACGATGCTATGATGGGGCTGGTGGACAAAACAGACGATGTGGAGCCATCCAAACCGACCTCCAAGTATTTAGGCCTAAAAGGGCAGATGAAGTACATGCCTGAGTGGGACGCTGTGCTCTTTGTGGGCACACCAGT TATGGAGAACCTGGAAGACCTGTTCAACTACGGACTGTACCTGACTGACTTGTGTATGCACGACTGCACAAGAGAAATGGTCATCAATGGTACCCAGCCATCTGTGGAGTTAAAGTTAGCTGTAAACAAG GAAGCCGAGACAAATGACGAGCTGACGGAACTGGTCAGTAAAattgaaaaagagaagaaaaaggcAGACGAGTTGCTGTACAGCATGATTCCCAAGGCTGTTGCGGACAGACTGAGGAACGGCGAACCGGCGGTCAATGAT ATCTTCCAAGAGGTGAGCGTGTTGTTCTCCAACATTGTTGGCTTCACGGACATCTGCAGCCGGGTCAAACCTATGGAGCTGGTAACTCTTCTCAACGATGCCTACACCATCTTCGACAATCTGACTGAACAGTATAATGTCTTCAAG GTGGAAACTATCGGAGACGAATACATGATTGAGTCTGGAGCGCCCATCCCCACCCAAGCGCACGCCTTTGACGTTGCTGACATGGCACTGGCTATGCTCAACGCTATTGGGCAGCTGAGTGACCCATGCAACGGCGAAACCATCAAAATCAGGATAG GAATGAACTCTGGGCCTGTTGTTGCCGGTGTTGTGGGTCTGCGAGTGCCGCGGTACTGTCTGTTCGGTGACACGGTCAACACAGCGTCCAGAATGGAGAGTACAGGAGCG CCAATGACTATCCAGATAACCGGAGCAGCCAGGAGATACCTAAAGACATCCTACATTATTGAAGAGAGGGGACTGATTTCTGTTAAG ggaaaagggaaaatgaagaCCTATTGGCTGAAGATACGGCGAGAGAATGAGGATGAGGACGCCGAGTTCGACTCAGACTCTTCCGACTCCACCATCATCCCAGCTCCTCAGGGTTTGGCGGCTCAGGAGCCTAAGACCAAAGACAAATGTAAGGATGCTTCAGAAGATAAGAAAAacaggaaagaaggaaagaggGCCATGGTTGACAACGACATGTTCCTGGATGGAAGTGGCGAAGACGTTCTTCAACCTGAGACGAAACATGGTAGTCGTACCAAGTTGAGTCAGGTCTGTAGTCTGATGTGA
- the LOC118413623 gene encoding P-selectin-like (The sequence of the model RefSeq protein was modified relative to this genomic sequence to represent the inferred CDS: added 46 bases not found in genome assembly), translating to MWRLKLVLAVSLVALFGEAHGQCGGTLSEETGELVSPGFPTGYPSNSECTWIIRGDVEDTILIFFDSFNVEADDSCRYDYLRYIYVAVVSPTTTTTPAPTTTTITTAQRAESGQPAQPGECSDPGTPPDGSRELSSLTHGSTVTFSCNDGFALVGAATLTCLDTGQWDASRPTCSASGSGQPPGSGHCSNPGLPTNGLSVLSDVQFRQGDSIQFYCDEGYELTGSSELLCDGTGAWSAQLPVCVPDGTLTSGTPTWAVACIAVGAVAGLGIIAAILYMLIKTPPKVRGGTGQVIPL from the exons ATGTGGCGGCTGAAGTTGGTTTTAGCAGTATCACTGGTGGCTCTTTTTGGAGAAG CACATGGTCAGTGCGGCGGGACTCTGTCGGAGGAGACAGGTGAATTGGTCAGCCCGGGATTTCCGACCGGCTACCCGAGCAACTCCGAGTGCACGTGGATCATCCGAGGCGATGTCGAGGATACCATCTTGATCTTCTTTGACAGTTTTAACGTGGAGGCTGACGACAGCTGCAGATATGACTACCTGAG ATACATTTATGTTGCAGTTGTCAGCCCAACAACCACCACTACACCTGCGCCCACCACCACAACCATAACGACGGCTCAGCGTGCGG AATCAGGACAACCGGCACAGCCTGGAGAGTGCAGTGATCCGGGAACTCCGCCAGACGGCAGTCGTGAGCTGTCATCCCTTACCCATGGCAGCACCGTCACCTTCTCCTGCAATGACGGGTTCGCCCTGGTCGGTGCCGCCACCCTCACGTGTCTGGACACCGGCCAGTGGGACGCCAGCCGCCCCACCTGCTCAGCCAGCGGCAGTGGTCAGCCCCCTGGAAGCGGAC ATTGCAGCAACCCAGGCCTGCCGACTAACGGTCTGAGTGTGCTGAGTGATGTGCAGTTCCGCCAGGGGGACAGTATCCAGTTCTACTGTGATGAGGGGTACGAGCTGACGGGGTCCTCCGAGCTGCTGTGTGACGGTACAGGGGCGTGGTCAGCACAACTGCCTGTGTGTGTCC CTGATGGTACGTTGACCTCCGGCACGCCGACCTGGGCAGTAGCCTGCATCGCAGTCGGCGCCGTGGCAGGCCTGGGGATCATCGCCGCCATCTTGTACATGCTCATCAAGAC